GTTAGTCAGTGACTGTGCCTCGAACGAAACGCCACGGGGCAgccgcgatcgtcgtcgtcgctggtgTAGTGCGTTCTCCTGGAGGGAGGAAGTCCCAGAATTCCTGAGGACCCCCGTGAGGCGATTAGGTGGGCTACCCAGGGCTGGCCGGTAGAACCGTGAATGGCGAGCGCCTTTCCATTGGCTGGCCGCGGTTTGGGAGTTGTTCCagatcgagcgagcgagagagagagaagttgTTGATGTGAGTTCGTTCCCGCTGGCAAGGTCGCGCGATCGATACCCAAACAGCGCTCAAACAGTGAACGGTGGGGCCGCTCGGGGCGTCGAGCGTTGCtttccctttttatttttgcccaGCCGAGCCAGGGTGGCATTGCGAGATGACATTCTTTTGGGCACGTTCGCCTCCGAAGGCCTTGGGCGCTGGGAGAAGGAAGCGTCCTGGTCATGTCGCAGAGCGGGGCAGAGCGGGCCCAAGGACGCCCGCAAGAAGGAAGTGTTGTTGGTCCCCTCGGAAAAGGGACCACCTTCACCTGACGCGCCGTTGTGGTTGGggacttttctctctctctctctctctctctctctctctctcgcgatctctctctctctctcgctctctctgtccctgTGTGTCTCTGTCGTGGCCCGCGATTGCGATGCGTCGAGGAGCTGGGCGCTAGTCGGCGCTTTGCGCTTGTGCTTCTGACATATCTTCTATCAACTTCAGCAGCCATCCACGCGGGGGCCTCGGCAATCCTACAGAACCCTCTCGTCCACGATCAACCGTCGGTGTGGGTAACGCAGGGTTTACAGGTGCTCAGTGGCTTGTGTTCATCGCCTAAATCCCGGCCCGTTCGGAAAGTTTTGGGAattcggtggccggtgtgtgACCTTGTCCCGTGTGCTCTATTTCGTTCGTTGCAGAAATTGCGCTGACAGCCACAGTGAGCAAACGAAGAATTCtattgagagagagagtgagtgagtgagtgataCACATAGGAGAGAGGTTGCTAGAATAGAATGAGCCGGCACGCGTCAACTAGCTGGTGGAAGGTGATGCTCGCAGCGTTCCTGCTGGCTCTGGTGGCCAGTACGGCCAGCGGAGCCGAGTCCCACGCAGCTCACAAATCGGTAAGCGTtgcccggccgggccgggcccgggtgttTGTGTTCGCTCTACGTCACCTCGTACGCTTGTCGCATTGCAGCTGTCGAGACCGCCGCGTGGTCTGGGCTTCTTCCAAAAAGTGTCCCACCTGGGTTCGCTACTCTACCAGCAGTACAACGACACCACCTACACACTGAAGAACGTGTACAACCTGCTGAGCAACGAGTTCACCGATACGTACACCACCACGACGCCGGACGTAAGTAGCCAAGTGACGGTGGTGGACATGCCGACCATCACCTAACACACACCTAATTCCTGTTTCCCGCCTCGAACAGCCTCGAACCACACCGACCACGCCCGATCCGGCGACCAGCACCACGGCCAAGTACCGGATCTCGCGCGTCGAGCTCGGCCGCATCCTGAACCGCAACTATCGGGGCCTCCAAAAGCTGTTCCGGCTCGAATGGAACGACGCGTGGAATGTAAGTCGCGAGCCGTGCCCTGGTGAGCTGCTTATGATTCTTTTTTCACGTACCATTCCCAGCAAACGAAGTACAACATCGATGACTACAAGCGCGAGCTGAAGTACTCGGCGTTCCCGCCTCGGAACCGGACCGCAGCCGGGCCGGCCAACGTGAACCTAACGGTGCAGGTCGAAGCGAAGAAGGGCAACGCTTAGCATCCCCTTCGACAACGGCTTCCACATTCCAGCCCACCAGCCTAACGGGGAAGGTGGGCCCGGGTTCTTTACTGTGATACGACACAAACGGGGTCCATAGGAGCTATAAGCTAGGCCAGCTAGGAAGGAAGACTGCAGCGGAGGGATAGCGATAGCGGCGCTGGGTGGTTTGTACACTTCTAGTATAAATTGTATAGGTTTTCGTAATAAGTTCGTCCAGGGGGGCATGCTGGGCATAAAGCTGGGAGGGACTGGGACAGACCTGAGTCCtttgctgtggtggtggtgggtaaGAAGTACCTGAGTGAGCGCGGATGCGAAGGTGATCAAGCTAACAGGTGTCAATTAGCAGCGAAGGATGACAGACCGGTTGACGCAACGGCGCACCGCCAGATAAACAAAGattgagcgagcgagagagagagagagatcgggaGTTTGAGAAAGAGCAGgagccacacatacacaataAAGCTATGGCGAAGCTGTGTCGAAGTCCACTGAAGAATTGTAACTGAAAAAGTGTCATTTAGTGTCATCACTCCCAGCGCCAATGTCACCGGATGCCAAAGCGTCCAGCACGGGTGGTATTGATTAAACGCCCCTCCCCCACAGTCAAGTTGTTTCCTCACTCACTTCCCCGCCCAAGGTCACGCAGCTCGAGAGATACCGTACCCGTTTCCCCTTTAGCCTCAAGCGCCGCCAGCTGCGGTGTCAGGTGCAGCTGATGATTCCGACTCACTTAACGCCCCACAGAGTCACTGACATTGGACTGTGCAGCTTTCGTCACCACGAGCCAGCCACCCCGCCAGCGAAGCGTGTGATGAACTTGGCCAACTCGGACGAGAGACGTGGATTTCGTGTATGCTCATTGTGTCAGGCTTTATGGTTGCGGAAAACAGAAGGTTGCGATCTGTTGGTTTTATTAGATGTTAGCTTACATactacacacacatacacacagtaAAGCTGAAGAACGGCACAGCCATAGGCGCTGTCAGTGGGAGTCCGACGGGTGGGTTAAGCTAGCTAGCCAAGGGCCTTGTATCCGGCGATGACGGGCAGGGCTTTCTGGGCCGCCTTGAACACATTCCGACCCAGCTTTTCCTGTAAGTAGAAAAGGGAGTCCGTTAGCTGGAGGAACTAGCTGTCACACGATGCAGGGGGCCGAGGTGAGGATCAAGATCTTAAGCTATGTTAGGTGTGCATGCGTACTAGTCGTTTGCCGAACTTCCACCTTGGGGCACCGTCGGCCGGCTGGacgccgaccaccaccagcacggcgATCGCCACCAGAATGAAGAGCTTCGTGAAGTTCATCGTCTTGCAGGGCTGCTGTGGTACTgcgagtgctgctgctgccgttaaAGAGCCGATTCCGCGCTGTCGGAAGCCAGGAAGCGAACTGATGCCGGTTCGTCCTTCGGTGAAAGCTATTTAAAGTCCACATCTCGGTGCCACTCGAAAGCTAAGCAGAGACTGAGGCCGACCTACGGACGAGTTCGGTTCGGGGAACTACCACGAGAAACATCTCCCTCTTTCCCGGGTGTGTATGCATATGGACTCTCGGCGTTGGGGATTCCCAGAAAACGGGACAAACGGGGAGACGGAACACCGATCGCCAAGCCGACCATCGGAGGTCGGACATTAAGAACAAAAGTTTGCCCTTATTCGAGAGCACCCAACCGGGACTCGAGGGCTCGAGATATCGACAGGGTGTTCCATGTTCCGGAAGGGCAAataatgttaatgtcaatcTTACTACCCGAGGTAGTTCCCAACGAACCTGGCTGGATTCCCCGTGGTCCCGATACCCAATTATTGAAACTTTGGTAGCTACTCACCTGGAGGTTCTGTAATGCAGTATGTCATATACTTCAGCAGACACTAATAGGGGGATCACATTCTGCAGTGCCAGATCCGGCTGAAGGGAAATTTGGGACGAGATCTAACAGTAATGAAGGTTGTAAAGTTAAAATCCGTGTTGAGaccttgaaaaaaaaaacgttcctTGCTCAACTGcaactcaaaacaaaacaagcaactcgaatgcaataaacatcGCGCAGCGCGCAACCGTTATCGTCGCCATGTGTTcttacgaaacaaaacaaaaaatgtacaCGACGCGAAAAAAACGAGTTCGACGATCTTATcgtcggtctctctctctctctctcgaggtGGGTAAACATGCGTGACTACACATCGCATCTCTTCACTACTTGCATCTTGGGAGTGGGGACAAATAAAGCAATCGACACATCGGTTCTATTCTCGGCACCACGCGTACTTTAGACGGGTTTCTCGAGACCACAATGCTATGGAGAGTACTGATACGCCTCTGAGGGTGCCGTTAATTTCTCCAGTCCCTCCAGACAGACGGTAAACAGACCCTCAGAGAACTCCTGAAAGGTGTAGACTGCAACAGTAAACAGAGAGCAGGCACCGTACCGGAGTTCTGATAAGAGCGAAACGTGTACCAGAAGATGTAGAAGAATGCCTGAGTTGAGGTGAGGGAATGTAGACATTATATCATAGATCGTTTTGCTTTCTGATAGCGAAAAAGTTTGTAGTCCCTCTTGTCTGTTGTCTGATGCGTTCTTAGGGCATTGTTTCCACTGCATGAAGTGTGTAACTATCGCTGAGGTGATAAATTGCTTCACAGGGAACGATACAAATCAGTACAAGTATTTCAGTGATTACGTTTCACATAACACTCTGTTTACTTATTTTGTTCTCCACCTTTGAAACGTTAATTACCGCGTGACCGGCTCCTAAACAGCTCGATAACGCGGTTCTAATTGACACATCCACATTTTCCGAGTGCTTTTCGGTCCGCACCCGGCCCACCGGAAGGGCTTTCTAGATGGTCTTGAAGAACCAACCGACCAGCCCATCCCAAGATCTTGGCGTAGGTTTATGGTTGAGTTGATCGCGGTTGGTTGAGGTAGATCTGTCACGCTGCTGTTGATTGACGAGCGTCACACGCTAGACTGATGCCTGGAGACATTTGCATGAATTAACGCCAAGCGCTCAGGATGGCCACGCTCCCGTGGTActtcaccgaccgatcgcgcGGAGAAAGTCTTTTTCCCAACTCGGCGGGAATCCCCTGGAGACTCGCACACCGATCGAGAGGTTCCTTTTCGTGATTGCGCCTGGatcgctgctggccgccgaggCGCATCAGAAAACCCCCGTTCGAACCGAGAGCCGTTCGGTGGTTTCCCGCGTGAAACCGAGCATCCTGGGTAAACAAAGAAACGCTGGCGATGTCTCGGTATAAAATCAGATGCGCGTGCCAACTCTAGCTATCAGTCACCGATCAACCGTCGCAGCGGAAGCATATTCTGTAGCCGAAAACCCTCAACCCTCAGTCAACTTCAACATGAACTTCAGCAAGATCTTCCTGTTCGTGGTGCTGGCCACACTGCTGCTCGCCGTCGGCCAAACcgaagctggctggctgaaaaAGTTGGGCAAAAAAGTGGTAAGTTGAGGTTAAGCGTCGCACCGGAACGAATTAGAATCTGTGGTTCTACGAGTCAATCTTCTGTTCTTTTCTGCCCTAATCCATGATCCGTAGGAGAAGGCGGGACAGCGAGTATTCAATGCCGCCGAGAAAGCGCTACCCGTGGCCACTGGAGTAAAGGCGCTCGGAAAGTGATGGTggccaacaaccaaccaagTACCGTACACCGAATTACGAGCCATAGCGAGTAAGGGCCGTACATCTTTCTACCGGGCAGGAGGTTCCGCAGGAGAGTACGTATGCGTACTGTGAACGGTGTTCTCTCTGGACGGATCGACACGTATCGCCGACATCGTTTCTAAGATGATAAATAACgtaaaagaataaattaaaagcataTATTATAAAAATCAGCTCGGATTTTCGAAAAACGAATGAACAAATGCAGTCTGCTGCATGGTTCACGAAAATGCTGGGCTGCTAGGCTTCAAATCGTTGTGTATTCGTTTGTTCATTGCACCAAGATCCTCCAATGCTGGTCAAAACATCAAATGCCGAAGTCGAGGTAATACGTGAACTACTGCAAACTTTCAAATGGACATGGTACGGGATTCAAACAGTCAAGGATAGGCTATCTTCCTGTACAGTCGGCAAAGGGTTCGTCTTATTGCTCAACTGCCGACTACCGAATCATAGCCGCTTACGGTGATGGTTGCGCCTAAATGTAGACAATTTTGGTGCACTGCATgcattgaaatgtttcgcaCAGAAATCTTGTCGGACGCCGGACTTGTGTAGGTCGGTTATTGTTAAACATATTATATCGTTTGAACTTTCTCACACCGGCGGtgcagtggcggtggccttAAACATGAAGGTGATGGCGTACTCTGATCTGTACGGAAGTTCCGGAAACATAAATCGCACCACCACAGAGAGTATCCAATATGACCGAAATCCGCGCTCCGGGGTCATGATTACAGTTCGCCAAGGCGGCGATAAGTGAGCGGGTTGAGCGCGTGAGCGAACGTGT
Above is a genomic segment from Anopheles bellator chromosome X, idAnoBellAS_SP24_06.2, whole genome shotgun sequence containing:
- the LOC131213756 gene encoding uncharacterized protein LOC131213756, which produces MLAAFLLALVASTASGAESHAAHKSLSRPPRGLGFFQKVSHLGSLLYQQYNDTTYTLKNVYNLLSNEFTDTYTTTTPDPRTTPTTPDPATSTTAKYRISRVELGRILNRNYRGLQKLFRLEWNDAWNQTKYNIDDYKRELKYSAFPPRNRTAAGPANVNLTVQVEAKKGNA
- the LOC131213651 gene encoding cecropin-B, translating into MNFTKLFILVAIAVLVVVGVQPADGAPRWKFGKRLEKLGRNVFKAAQKALPVIAGYKALG
- the LOC131213543 gene encoding cecropin-A-like, which translates into the protein MNFSKIFLFVVLATLLLAVGQTEAGWLKKLGKKVEKAGQRVFNAAEKALPVATGVKALGK